CACCTTTTCCTCACGGCGAATCGTCATTTGCTCATGGACTTCCGGATCCGTGCTCACATTGCCGAAAGGTTCGCCCTTTTCGAGGCCACCAATGCGATGCTCCAGGCCCGGAGTTCCCGGAACCGCCCAGGGACGCGCACCCTTTTCGTTCTTGGCGTAGGGCTGATAGCTCTCCGGGTCATGGGGACGCTCCACCGGGAAGGGCTGAAGGTCTTCGACTTTCGGCAGCTTCCAGGGCTCCGATCCATTGGCAATGTAGTTGTCGCTGAGCAGGATCACCGGCGTCATGTATTCCACGGCAATGCGACAGGCTTCCACGGCGCAGTCAAAGGCATCACCAGGATGAGAGGCCGCGAGCACCGGGATCGGCGCCTCGCCGTTGCGTCCGAAGATGGCCTGGTTGAGATCGGCCTGCTCCACCTTGGTGGGCATCCCCGTGGAAGGACCTGCGCGCTGGACATTCACAATCACCAGCGGCAGTTCGGCAATCACGGCAAGACCCAGAGCCTCGGTCTTCAGGGCCATGCCCGGCCCGGAAGTCGTCGTAAAGGCCAGGCTTCCCGCAAAGGAAGCACCGATGGCCGCAGTAATCGCGGCGATCTCGTCTTCCATTTGCAAGCTCAGAACCCCGTGTCGCTTCAATCGGGACAACTCGTGGAGGATTTCCGAAGCCGGAGTGATCGGATAGGAAGCCAGCAGGGGGCGGAGTCCGGCGAGCTTGGCCCCCGCCACCAGCCCAAGGCTCAGTGCCTGATTGCCCATGATGTTCCGGTAGAATCCCTTGGGCGCATTCTTGTAGGCAGGAACCTCGTAGCGGCCCTGGAAAATCTCCATCGTGCTTCCCAGGTTGAATCCGGCACGAAGGGCACACTGGTTTGCCTCAATCAGTTCCGACTTCTTGGCAAACTTCTCTTCCAGCCACTGCAGTGTGGAGTCCATGGGGCGACTGTAAAGCCAGTACATGAGCCCCAGAATATAGAAGTTCTTGCAGCGAAGCGCGTGCTTGCGGGGAAGGTTCATGTCGGCCAGCGCTTCCTGTACGCGGGCATTTACATCCAGCTTGATCACGCGATATCCGGCCAAAGTTCCGTCATCGAGAGGGTTGCGTTCAAGGCGGGCCTTCTTGAAGTCCGTCTCCTGAAAGCTCCCCATATTCGCCACGATGATGCCTCCGGGCTTGAGGTCCTTGTAGTTGACAATCAGGGCTGCCGGGTTCAGGGCAACCAGAACATCCGGACGGTCGCCCGGCGTGTGGATCTCCGAAGAGCTGAAGTGAATCTGGAAGCCGGATACTCCGGCGCGGGTCCCTGCTGGCGCCCGAATCTCTGCGGGAAAATCGGGGAAGGTCGCAAGGTCGTTTCCGACCTTGGCGGAAGTACTCGTAAACTGGCTTCCCGTAATCTGCATTCCGTCGCCGGAGTCGCCGGCAAAACGAATCACTACTTCATCCTGATGGATGGTCTTTGTATTGGACATGGCCCTGGGGCCTCGCCTCCCTCGCTTCGCTTTCGCGAATGACTTGGGTTTTGCGCTCCTTCTCCGTGAAGGCTGCGCAGCCGCCGGATATGGTCAGGAAAGGTAATAAAGGCAGGAAAAAGACGCTACGAAAAAGCGTATTTTCCCGAAGTTTCGGACTCCCGGGTCTCCTTAGGTGGAGATTCCCCGGATGAGTTGCAAGAACTCCTCTCTCGTGCGCGATCTGCTTCGGAAGACTCCCCGCATGGCAGAGGTCGTCATCCAGGCATTCTGCTTCTGGACTCCCCGCATGGCCGTGCAGAGATGGAAGCCCTCGATCACCACAGCGACCCCCATGGGCCGAAGGTGTTCCTCCAGAGTA
The DNA window shown above is from Candidatus Krumholzibacteriia bacterium and carries:
- a CDS encoding 2-oxoacid:acceptor oxidoreductase subunit alpha; this encodes MSNTKTIHQDEVVIRFAGDSGDGMQITGSQFTSTSAKVGNDLATFPDFPAEIRAPAGTRAGVSGFQIHFSSSEIHTPGDRPDVLVALNPAALIVNYKDLKPGGIIVANMGSFQETDFKKARLERNPLDDGTLAGYRVIKLDVNARVQEALADMNLPRKHALRCKNFYILGLMYWLYSRPMDSTLQWLEEKFAKKSELIEANQCALRAGFNLGSTMEIFQGRYEVPAYKNAPKGFYRNIMGNQALSLGLVAGAKLAGLRPLLASYPITPASEILHELSRLKRHGVLSLQMEDEIAAITAAIGASFAGSLAFTTTSGPGMALKTEALGLAVIAELPLVIVNVQRAGPSTGMPTKVEQADLNQAIFGRNGEAPIPVLAASHPGDAFDCAVEACRIAVEYMTPVILLSDNYIANGSEPWKLPKVEDLQPFPVERPHDPESYQPYAKNEKGARPWAVPGTPGLEHRIGGLEKGEPFGNVSTDPEVHEQMTIRREEKVMGVSASYPPSEVVGRKDAELLLVSWGSTFGAIRSLVDRAEENGRKIAHLHLRHLWPLPTDLESIFASYDRILIPELNRGQLSRLLQGEFPKYQFRSLSKMQGKPFTNDEIAEEVDRLMESDHE